In Natronomonas halophila, one DNA window encodes the following:
- a CDS encoding dihydrolipoyl dehydrogenase, producing MDEYDFLVIGSGSGLDVANVAANQGQSVAVVEKGPLGGTCLNRGCIPSKMLLYHAEVLETVERAEEFGIHAEIEDVDFADIVREVNEDVSGDAESIRRGLESSASHDLYDGEARFIDDKTVEIASGPDEGAELRAETVLVAAGTRPSIPDIDGINSVEYLTSTEALQLEAPPEHLVIVGGGYIAAELGHFFGTFGSDVSIIGRRPHLLPEADEEVGEAFTGRFADRFDVYTGYEAVAAEESDGEVTVEARPYPESPTVRTAGGEVADPSESDRVEITGDTLLVAAGRRPNTDTLNLDATDVETDDRGFIETDEYLQTDADGVWALGDIVGEYLLKHSANHEASAVAGNIFGDEMEAVDYSAMPFAVFASPEVAGVGSREQELRKSDVDYATGTYPYEDTARGDAMHADGFVKVLIDLDGEILGCHIIGPEASNLIEEVVVSMKAGSGTVRDIRESVHIHPALSEVVQRAFSGRFSRPDDHSHHHQH from the coding sequence ATGGACGAATACGACTTTCTGGTCATCGGTTCCGGGTCGGGCCTCGACGTCGCGAACGTCGCGGCCAATCAGGGACAGTCGGTCGCCGTCGTCGAGAAAGGGCCGCTCGGCGGCACCTGTCTCAATCGCGGGTGTATCCCCTCGAAGATGCTGCTGTACCACGCGGAGGTACTGGAGACCGTCGAGCGCGCCGAGGAGTTCGGCATCCACGCGGAAATCGAAGACGTCGATTTCGCGGATATCGTCCGCGAGGTCAACGAGGACGTCTCGGGCGACGCCGAATCGATTCGGCGCGGCCTCGAATCCTCCGCCAGCCACGACCTCTACGACGGCGAGGCCCGATTCATCGACGACAAGACCGTCGAAATCGCCAGCGGCCCCGACGAGGGCGCCGAACTCCGCGCGGAGACGGTTCTCGTCGCGGCGGGGACCCGGCCGTCGATACCCGACATCGACGGCATCAATTCGGTCGAGTACCTGACGAGCACCGAAGCCCTCCAACTGGAGGCGCCGCCCGAGCACCTCGTCATCGTCGGCGGCGGCTACATCGCCGCGGAACTCGGCCACTTCTTCGGCACGTTCGGTAGCGACGTCAGCATCATCGGCCGGCGCCCCCACCTGCTGCCGGAGGCCGACGAGGAGGTCGGCGAGGCCTTTACCGGTCGCTTCGCCGACCGCTTCGACGTCTACACGGGCTACGAGGCGGTCGCTGCCGAGGAAAGCGATGGCGAGGTAACCGTCGAGGCCCGGCCCTACCCCGAGTCGCCGACGGTCCGGACGGCGGGCGGCGAAGTCGCCGACCCCTCCGAATCCGACCGGGTCGAGATTACGGGTGACACGCTGCTGGTCGCGGCGGGCCGGCGGCCCAACACGGACACGCTGAACCTCGATGCGACGGACGTCGAGACCGACGACCGCGGATTCATCGAGACCGACGAGTACCTGCAAACCGACGCCGACGGCGTCTGGGCACTCGGCGACATAGTCGGTGAGTACCTGCTGAAACACAGCGCGAACCACGAGGCCAGCGCGGTGGCGGGCAACATCTTCGGCGACGAGATGGAAGCCGTCGATTACAGCGCGATGCCCTTCGCGGTTTTCGCCTCGCCGGAGGTCGCCGGCGTCGGGTCGCGCGAGCAGGAACTTCGGAAGTCGGACGTCGACTATGCGACCGGAACCTACCCCTACGAGGATACCGCACGCGGGGACGCGATGCACGCCGACGGCTTCGTGAAGGTGCTCATCGACCTCGACGGCGAAATCCTCGGCTGTCACATCATCGGCCCCGAGGCGTCGAACCTCATCGAGGAGGTCGTCGTCTCGATGAAAGCCGGCTCCGGCACCGTCCGGGACATCCGGGAGTCTGTCCACATCCACCCGGCGCTGTCGGAGGTCGTCCAACGGGCCTTCTCGGGGCGGTTCAGCCGTCCGGACGACCACAGCCATCACCACCAGCACTAA
- a CDS encoding pantoate kinase, which produces MTQSARAFVPGHITGFFSAHPDDDPTKAGSRGAGIALSEGVTVRVEPGEGLELNGENIDIEAVDRVLAALRTNARVVAETDLPLGSGFGVSGALALGTALAANDAFDRGLSENELVTIAHGAEVQAGTGLGDVVGQARGCFPIRLDPGAPQYGTMDGIPARREIEYVTFGELSTEEVIGGDTEELTAAGKNALSQLVAEPMLDTFMHASRRFAREADLLTPQLRRAIQDVADAGGEASMAMLGETAFALGSGLTDAGYDAQRCDVHLAGAHLL; this is translated from the coding sequence ATGACGCAGTCGGCACGCGCGTTCGTTCCCGGCCACATTACGGGCTTTTTCAGCGCCCACCCCGACGACGACCCGACGAAGGCGGGGTCTCGAGGCGCCGGCATCGCGCTTTCTGAGGGAGTGACGGTTCGGGTCGAACCGGGCGAGGGTCTCGAACTCAACGGCGAGAACATCGACATCGAGGCGGTCGACCGGGTGTTGGCCGCGCTCCGGACGAACGCACGTGTCGTCGCCGAAACCGACCTGCCCTTAGGCTCCGGGTTCGGCGTCTCCGGCGCGCTCGCCTTGGGGACGGCGCTGGCGGCCAACGACGCCTTCGACCGCGGCCTCTCGGAGAACGAACTCGTCACCATCGCTCACGGCGCGGAGGTACAGGCCGGCACCGGCCTCGGCGACGTGGTCGGGCAGGCCCGTGGTTGCTTCCCCATCCGACTCGACCCCGGCGCACCGCAGTACGGCACGATGGACGGGATACCCGCCCGCCGCGAAATCGAGTACGTCACCTTCGGCGAACTCTCCACCGAGGAGGTCATCGGCGGCGATACCGAGGAACTGACCGCCGCCGGCAAGAACGCGCTCTCCCAACTGGTCGCCGAACCGATGCTGGATACCTTCATGCACGCCTCTCGCCGCTTCGCCCGCGAGGCGGACCTGCTGACGCCGCAACTCCGGCGGGCGATTCAGGACGTCGCCGACGCGGGCGGCGAGGCCTCGATGGCGATGCTCGGCGAGACGGCCTTCGCCCTCGGCAGCGGCCTCACTGACGCCGGCTACGACGCCCAGCGGTGTGACGTCCATCTCGCCGGCGCGCACCTGTTATAA
- a CDS encoding monovalent cation/H+ antiporter subunit E, which yields MPDATSETDASGAVLVPVGQSVTLRQTVGYAVDAALEADDPRLHFVAPVAWHDIGDVGADVYDETEDLLERVEVWAREDAGDTSITVETALIGTDEYLFSPDDYARVIAEYAADHGISEVVVDPEFSPGGNVPLLRPMEVDLVRRGLSVQEASVDRQTRRARLTRAGGLLQFGLLFGVAFAFYQLLGGFKIASGDSYYFYYELVTGAVSAGIVAGALHRISLSSRPNVPRIFRQGLRLVLYVPYLLYEIIVANIAITYIILHPKMPIEPRMTRVRAAVGDSTALTTLANSITLTPGTLTVQSEGQDLYVHALFESAREGLFDGALERAVRFAFYGRSSAAIATPRERDDCEILQNPDEEEETEAEANAAEEGGN from the coding sequence GTGCCTGACGCAACCTCCGAGACGGATGCAAGCGGTGCGGTGCTCGTCCCCGTTGGCCAGTCGGTCACGCTGCGGCAGACGGTCGGCTACGCCGTCGACGCCGCGCTGGAGGCCGACGACCCGCGACTCCACTTCGTCGCACCCGTCGCTTGGCACGATATCGGCGACGTGGGCGCCGACGTCTACGACGAAACCGAGGACCTGCTGGAGCGGGTCGAAGTATGGGCCCGCGAGGACGCCGGCGACACCTCGATTACCGTCGAGACGGCGCTTATCGGGACGGACGAGTACCTGTTCAGTCCGGACGACTACGCCCGCGTCATCGCGGAGTACGCCGCCGACCACGGCATCTCGGAGGTCGTCGTTGACCCCGAGTTCAGCCCCGGCGGCAACGTCCCGCTGTTGCGGCCGATGGAGGTCGACCTCGTCAGACGCGGTCTCTCCGTTCAGGAGGCGTCGGTCGACCGGCAGACCCGCCGCGCGCGGTTGACCCGGGCCGGCGGCCTCCTGCAGTTCGGCCTGCTGTTCGGCGTCGCCTTCGCCTTCTATCAGTTGCTCGGGGGCTTCAAAATCGCCAGCGGCGACAGCTATTATTTCTACTACGAACTCGTCACCGGCGCCGTCTCCGCCGGCATCGTTGCGGGCGCGCTCCACCGCATCTCCCTTTCCAGCCGCCCCAACGTCCCGCGTATCTTCCGTCAGGGCCTCCGTCTCGTGCTCTACGTGCCGTATCTGCTCTACGAGATTATCGTGGCGAACATCGCCATCACCTACATCATCCTCCATCCGAAGATGCCAATCGAACCCCGAATGACCCGCGTTCGCGCGGCGGTCGGCGACAGCACCGCGCTGACGACGCTGGCCAACAGCATCACGTTGACGCCGGGGACGCTGACGGTCCAGTCGGAGGGCCAGGACCTCTACGTCCACGCACTCTTCGAGAGCGCCCGCGAGGGCCTTTTCGACGGCGCGCTCGAACGCGCGGTCCGGTTTGCCTTCTACGGCCGGTCGTCGGCCGCCATCGCCACGCCGCGGGAACGCGATGACTGCGAGATACTCCAGAACCCCGACGAGGAAGAGGAGACCGAAGCCGAAGCAAACGCCGCCGAGGAGGGCGGTAACTGA
- a CDS encoding cation:proton antiporter, with product MLETAFLATAAALVVLAIVVLYRAVKGPTMQDRVVAVNVLGTNTVVILALLAVAMDTEAFLDIALVYALLNFLMAIAISKFTVKRGDVI from the coding sequence ATGCTTGAAACCGCCTTCCTCGCGACGGCGGCGGCGCTCGTCGTTCTCGCCATCGTCGTCCTCTACCGTGCGGTGAAGGGCCCGACGATGCAGGACCGCGTCGTTGCGGTCAACGTCCTCGGGACGAACACCGTCGTCATTCTCGCGCTGCTCGCGGTGGCGATGGACACCGAGGCGTTCCTCGATATCGCGCTCGTCTATGCCCTGCTGAACTTCCTGATGGCAATCGCCATCTCCAAGTTCACCGTCAAGCGAGGTGACGTGATATGA
- the mnhG gene encoding monovalent cation/H(+) antiporter subunit G, with amino-acid sequence MNDIRMGIIVAMLAGGVFFTFVSAVGVIRLPDVYSRAHTASQTDTLGAGLVVGAVVLAYGFESEVIKAVLLLVFIFITNPTAAHAVARAAYEEGIEPWTEGDERR; translated from the coding sequence ATGAACGACATCCGGATGGGCATCATCGTCGCGATGCTCGCCGGCGGCGTCTTCTTCACGTTCGTCTCCGCCGTCGGCGTGATTCGACTCCCGGACGTCTACTCGCGGGCCCACACCGCATCCCAGACGGACACACTCGGGGCCGGCCTCGTCGTCGGCGCCGTCGTCCTCGCCTACGGCTTCGAGTCGGAGGTCATCAAGGCGGTCCTGCTGCTCGTGTTCATCTTCATCACGAACCCGACGGCGGCCCACGCCGTCGCTCGCGCCGCCTACGAGGAAGGCATCGAGCCGTGGACGGAGGGGGACGAGCGACGATGA
- a CDS encoding DUF4040 domain-containing protein, translating into MSLVGLALAVFVVVTGVATALLRNTLAAIIVFAAYSLGMALFYSLLLAPDVGLTEAAIGAGVTTILLLLTIAKTSRPAEGVVLADINWPAATVSAGLAAVLLYVVGAIPADNFRGGTTPVTGAAGTPGESVTAYYLASSYVDTGVHNTVTAVLAAYRGFDTFGEAVVVFAAGVAVLVVLRKEVFA; encoded by the coding sequence ATGAGTCTCGTCGGTCTCGCCCTCGCGGTGTTCGTCGTCGTGACCGGCGTCGCGACCGCCCTCCTTCGGAACACGCTGGCGGCCATCATCGTCTTCGCCGCCTACAGCCTCGGGATGGCGCTGTTCTACTCGCTTTTGCTCGCGCCGGACGTCGGTCTCACGGAGGCGGCCATCGGCGCGGGCGTGACGACCATCCTGTTGCTGTTGACCATCGCCAAGACCTCCCGTCCGGCCGAGGGGGTCGTCCTCGCGGACATCAACTGGCCCGCCGCCACGGTATCAGCCGGACTGGCGGCGGTGCTGCTCTACGTCGTCGGCGCCATCCCCGCCGACAACTTCCGCGGCGGGACCACGCCCGTCACCGGCGCGGCCGGCACGCCCGGCGAGTCGGTGACGGCGTACTATCTGGCGTCGTCCTACGTCGACACCGGCGTCCACAACACGGTGACGGCAGTGCTGGCCGCCTACCGTGGTTTCGACACCTTCGGCGAGGCCGTCGTCGTCTTCGCGGCCGGCGTCGCCGTTCTCGTCGTCCTACGCAAGGAGGTATTCGCATGA
- a CDS encoding MnhB domain-containing protein: MSQQDPEAPYTESEIIMTAVRVVTPFILTYGLFMIFHGADTPGGGFQGGALVGVVVLMLAFAFGAEPTREWVGNDAITGLAAGGVLVFVGVGLGALAYGGAFLEYGRYAPILGKDATKYGMEAIEIGGVAAIVSGVIMGLFFLTAAGFNGGEEA; the protein is encoded by the coding sequence ATGAGCCAGCAGGACCCCGAAGCACCCTACACGGAAAGCGAGATAATCATGACCGCCGTCCGGGTGGTGACGCCCTTCATCCTCACCTACGGTCTGTTCATGATCTTCCACGGCGCGGACACGCCCGGCGGCGGCTTCCAGGGCGGCGCGCTGGTCGGCGTCGTCGTCCTCATGCTCGCGTTCGCCTTCGGCGCCGAACCGACCCGCGAGTGGGTCGGCAACGACGCCATCACCGGCCTCGCCGCGGGCGGCGTCCTCGTCTTCGTGGGCGTCGGCCTCGGCGCCCTGGCCTACGGCGGCGCGTTCCTCGAATACGGCCGCTACGCGCCGATTCTCGGCAAGGACGCCACCAAGTACGGTATGGAGGCCATCGAAATCGGCGGCGTCGCCGCCATCGTCTCCGGCGTCATCATGGGGCTGTTCTTCCTGACGGCCGCCGGCTTCAATGGAGGTGAGGAGGCGTGA
- a CDS encoding cation:proton antiporter subunit C, translated as MIPDVPLFVDVLTTRYAYATFAVLLAVGLYMMIASPNLVKKVIGLNLFQSAIFLFFVAMAYVQGGSIPVIPSEGGAVGEYASPLPQVIVLTAIVVGVSLTAVALALIIRIYSAYGTLDENTIREVADE; from the coding sequence GTGATTCCCGACGTGCCGCTGTTCGTCGACGTCCTGACGACTCGGTACGCCTACGCCACCTTCGCCGTCCTGCTTGCGGTCGGTCTCTATATGATGATTGCCAGCCCGAACCTCGTCAAGAAGGTCATCGGCCTCAATCTCTTCCAGAGCGCCATCTTCCTGTTCTTCGTCGCGATGGCGTACGTGCAGGGTGGGTCCATCCCCGTCATCCCCTCGGAGGGCGGCGCGGTCGGCGAGTACGCCAGCCCCCTGCCGCAGGTCATCGTGCTGACCGCCATCGTCGTCGGCGTCAGCCTGACGGCCGTCGCGCTGGCGCTTATTATCCGCATCTACTCGGCGTACGGTACGCTGGACGAGAACACCATCCGGGAGGTGGCCGATGAGTAA
- a CDS encoding proton-conducting transporter membrane subunit translates to MSNIEIPLLVAVPILLSTLPLLLGLRFEKIGWPIAVLGALVNAGLVATIGRRVATEGRLVHSLGGYPRQYGIELVADQFSVVVAALIVVVTLVVLGYARTAGPRRNSFYSTFLLLFGGLLGVSMTGDVFNLFVFLEITGLTTYALVASDRSPKSALASLKYLIIGTAGASLYLVGVGFLLVATGTLNMVELSTAIADFAGYRNPLIVAAFAFIVVGLSVKAAVFPLHTWMPDAYAESPDTVTAYISGLVSTVGAYAIARLVYTVFTPAFFEAVPLARRGLVAAGTVSILAGSILAVTQSDVKRMLAYSSVAQFGMIIAAFGLATEQALIGAVIHLVGHGIMKTGLFLAVGVLSSAYGVRVVSKYANLGYRSPVTVAAMGVLLLSLVGIPPSIGFLGKWYIAWGAVEAGAPIVAGVIFLSTLLTLLYAARLLETIYFRPAEGVEGAVAADDASLRSDGGADIADADPSVSVGMILAAVVMAVLAVGLGFSAPTIETFLAPFLEAVL, encoded by the coding sequence ATGAGTAACATCGAGATTCCGCTGCTGGTCGCGGTGCCCATCCTGCTGTCGACGCTGCCGCTGCTGTTGGGCCTCCGATTCGAGAAGATCGGGTGGCCGATTGCGGTCCTCGGGGCACTCGTCAACGCCGGCCTCGTCGCGACTATCGGTCGACGCGTTGCTACGGAGGGCCGACTCGTCCACAGCCTCGGCGGCTATCCCCGCCAGTACGGCATCGAACTCGTCGCCGACCAGTTCTCGGTCGTCGTCGCCGCGCTCATCGTCGTCGTGACGCTGGTCGTCCTCGGCTACGCCCGGACGGCGGGCCCCCGTCGCAACAGCTTCTACAGCACGTTCCTGCTGTTGTTCGGCGGCCTGCTCGGCGTCTCGATGACCGGCGACGTGTTCAACCTGTTCGTCTTCCTCGAAATCACGGGGCTGACGACCTACGCGCTGGTCGCCTCGGACCGCTCGCCGAAATCGGCCCTTGCGTCGCTGAAATACCTGATCATCGGGACCGCGGGCGCCTCGCTGTATCTGGTCGGCGTCGGCTTCCTCTTGGTGGCGACGGGGACGCTGAACATGGTCGAACTATCGACGGCCATCGCCGACTTCGCGGGCTACCGGAACCCGCTTATCGTCGCCGCTTTCGCCTTCATCGTCGTCGGCCTGTCGGTCAAGGCCGCCGTCTTCCCGCTGCATACGTGGATGCCGGACGCCTACGCCGAATCGCCCGACACCGTCACCGCTTACATCTCGGGTCTGGTCTCGACGGTCGGCGCCTACGCCATCGCCCGCCTCGTCTACACCGTCTTCACGCCCGCCTTCTTCGAGGCGGTGCCGCTGGCCCGCCGCGGCCTCGTGGCCGCGGGGACGGTCAGCATCCTCGCCGGTTCCATCCTCGCGGTCACCCAGTCCGACGTCAAGCGAATGTTGGCCTACTCCTCGGTCGCCCAGTTCGGCATGATAATCGCCGCCTTCGGCCTCGCGACCGAACAGGCGCTGATCGGCGCCGTCATCCATCTGGTCGGCCACGGCATCATGAAGACCGGCCTGTTCCTCGCCGTCGGCGTTCTATCGAGCGCCTACGGCGTCCGCGTGGTCTCGAAGTACGCTAACCTCGGCTATCGTTCGCCCGTCACCGTCGCCGCGATGGGCGTGCTGTTGCTCTCGCTTGTCGGCATCCCGCCGTCCATCGGCTTCCTCGGCAAGTGGTACATCGCCTGGGGCGCCGTCGAGGCGGGCGCGCCAATCGTCGCTGGGGTTATCTTCCTCAGTACGCTGCTGACCCTGCTGTACGCCGCGCGCCTGCTGGAGACGATCTACTTCCGACCCGCCGAGGGCGTCGAGGGCGCCGTCGCCGCCGACGACGCGTCGCTGCGCTCGGATGGCGGCGCCGACATCGCCGACGCCGACCCCTCGGTTTCCGTCGGCATGATTCTCGCCGCCGTCGTGATGGCCGTCCTTGCCGTCGGCCTCGGCTTTTCCGCACCGACGATTGAGACGTTCCTTGCTCCCTTCCTGGAGGCTGTCCTATGA
- a CDS encoding cation:proton antiporter gives MIDDPRPLYAVLVSFAAMFGIFATHRRPNVREAVTIVAAVAKFGIVASMVPGVLDGETYVFSAGEFVAGIEFVLRADSLGTLFAMLASLLWIITSFYSIGYMRGLEEHGQTRYFASFAASLSATMGIAFAGNLVTIFLFYELLSVATYPLVAHDETDEARSAGRKYLAYTMFGGGVLVLAGTVMVYWLTTLVGTGTVTFTAGGIEQLATMANEDETLVQIAYLLLAVGFGVKAGLMPLHQWLPVAMVAPTPVSGLLHAVAVVKSGAFGVARVTLYVFGPEVAYQIGMGLLISSLAAFTLLAASFIALRKDHLKQRLAYSTVSQLSYIVLGLGLFGWHGLVGALLHIPAHAFMKLTLFFCAGAIHVETHTDHISKMAGIGKRMPVTLGCFALAAAGMAGIPLIAGFVSKYYMVIGGVQMGIAYTPIAYYLAGALLISGVLNVAYFWPVVYTAFFEAEDDHDAKPLVDYAPGGERRSVLPETDGGSPIDDAEDDADDDVEDDIDVDPADLQPDFSGESVERDYSQPAPRVEGEYAVDQNPSDHTMPEEGEADGDADDESVTDETTDGHDPAVHDHEHDDHHEGPPAGGWQRLSPREALAGTETTWFMLGPIVAAVTGAILLGIVPSEAVFLDLIEVIVDNVLAGTEVAR, from the coding sequence ATGATAGACGACCCACGTCCCCTGTACGCCGTGTTGGTGTCGTTCGCCGCGATGTTCGGCATCTTCGCCACTCATCGCCGGCCGAACGTCCGTGAAGCCGTGACCATCGTCGCCGCCGTCGCCAAGTTCGGCATCGTCGCCTCGATGGTGCCCGGCGTGCTGGACGGCGAAACCTACGTCTTCTCCGCCGGCGAGTTCGTCGCCGGCATCGAGTTCGTCCTCCGGGCGGACTCGCTGGGCACGCTCTTCGCGATGCTCGCCAGCCTGCTGTGGATCATCACCTCCTTCTACAGCATCGGCTACATGCGCGGCCTCGAAGAGCACGGCCAGACCCGGTACTTCGCCTCCTTCGCCGCCTCGCTGTCGGCGACGATGGGTATCGCCTTCGCCGGCAACCTCGTCACCATCTTCCTCTTCTACGAGTTGCTGTCGGTGGCGACCTACCCGCTGGTCGCCCACGACGAGACCGACGAGGCCCGTTCGGCCGGCCGGAAATACCTCGCCTACACCATGTTCGGCGGCGGCGTCCTCGTGCTGGCGGGGACGGTCATGGTCTACTGGCTGACGACGCTGGTCGGCACCGGCACCGTCACGTTCACCGCTGGCGGCATCGAGCAACTGGCGACGATGGCCAACGAGGACGAGACGCTGGTCCAGATTGCCTACCTCCTCTTGGCGGTCGGCTTCGGCGTCAAGGCCGGCCTGATGCCGCTGCATCAGTGGCTCCCCGTCGCGATGGTCGCGCCGACGCCCGTCTCCGGCCTTCTGCACGCCGTTGCGGTCGTCAAGTCGGGCGCCTTCGGCGTCGCGCGGGTGACCCTCTACGTCTTCGGCCCCGAGGTGGCCTACCAGATCGGCATGGGCCTGCTCATCTCCTCGCTGGCCGCGTTCACGCTGCTTGCGGCCTCCTTCATCGCGCTCCGGAAAGACCACCTCAAACAGCGGCTGGCCTACTCGACGGTCTCACAGCTCAGTTACATCGTCCTCGGGCTGGGCCTGTTCGGCTGGCACGGGCTGGTCGGCGCGCTCTTGCACATCCCTGCCCACGCGTTCATGAAGCTCACCCTGTTCTTCTGTGCGGGTGCCATCCACGTCGAGACCCACACCGACCACATCTCGAAGATGGCCGGAATCGGCAAGCGCATGCCCGTCACGCTGGGCTGTTTCGCGCTGGCCGCGGCCGGGATGGCCGGTATCCCGCTTATCGCCGGCTTCGTCTCGAAGTACTACATGGTCATCGGCGGCGTCCAGATGGGCATCGCCTACACGCCGATTGCCTACTACCTGGCCGGCGCGCTGTTGATCTCCGGCGTCCTCAACGTCGCCTACTTCTGGCCGGTCGTCTACACGGCCTTCTTCGAGGCCGAGGACGACCACGACGCCAAGCCGCTGGTCGATTACGCGCCCGGCGGCGAGCGGCGGTCGGTGCTGCCGGAGACTGATGGGGGAAGCCCCATCGACGACGCCGAGGACGACGCTGACGACGACGTGGAAGACGACATCGACGTCGACCCCGCGGACCTCCAGCCGGATTTCTCCGGCGAGTCGGTCGAACGCGACTACAGCCAACCCGCCCCGCGCGTCGAGGGCGAGTACGCCGTCGACCAGAACCCGAGCGACCACACGATGCCCGAGGAAGGCGAAGCCGACGGTGACGCCGACGACGAGTCCGTGACCGACGAGACCACCGATGGCCACGACCCGGCCGTCCACGACCACGAGCATGATGACCACCACGAGGGGCCGCCGGCCGGTGGCTGGCAGCGGCTTTCGCCGCGTGAGGCCCTCGCGGGCACGGAGACGACGTGGTTCATGCTCGGCCCCATTGTCGCCGCGGTGACTGGGGCCATCCTGCTGGGTATCGTTCCCTCGGAGGCCGTCTTCCTCGACCTCATCGAGGTCATCGTCGATAACGTTCTCGCGGGCACGGAGGTGGCGCGATGA
- a CDS encoding Na(+)/H(+) antiporter subunit D, with product MIESIPPFAYVLLAAFAVAFLPRLPGHIVAAASTAAVGVQALLLENGLYIDTQFLGFDVVFLNVDDPARLVAVAVSILATAAVVYAYETEATPVQTAFAMSYVASTVGAVFAGDWLTLLFFWELMAVTSTLLVWYYGGEAVRAGYRYALYHGTGGTILLAAVVVHFVEIGSFRYDAATGIAEAAVPLAAIGIGINCGFIFLHSWLPDTYPRPHVAASVFLSVFTTKIAAYAMYRAFPEGALWLAYLGGAMAVYGAFFALLQYDPRRLLSYHIQAQIGYILAGIGLGTEKAIAGGLAHLFNNILFKALLFMAVGVVVYRTGEENIKKLGGLWNVMPLAFVGYLLGAVSITAVPGTNGFVSKGMILDEAHHIHNFEFGIEGFAYGDALWWLLLLGAVGTFMSFIKLGYYMFFHGDNTVEPDDATLGQTAAMFTVGGACLLFGLMPGLLFELLPFTDYLAAELHPYSTGHLAESAVLLFVGFAGFFSLKGPLARIAWLPDVDRIVFPAGFYLGRWLTWGVTELWAAVDRVVMATAGASMRVGADPGGYAYRTAERVPGVDVSELPEGSEEGTVRLRASAGTSVFLVTLALFVGLSALVLL from the coding sequence ATGATAGAGTCCATCCCGCCCTTCGCCTACGTCCTGCTGGCGGCCTTCGCCGTCGCGTTCCTCCCGCGACTGCCGGGCCACATCGTCGCCGCCGCCTCGACCGCGGCGGTCGGCGTGCAGGCGCTCCTGCTGGAGAACGGCCTCTATATCGACACCCAGTTCCTCGGCTTCGACGTCGTCTTCCTCAACGTTGACGACCCGGCTCGCCTTGTGGCGGTCGCCGTCTCCATCCTCGCGACCGCCGCCGTGGTCTACGCCTACGAGACCGAGGCGACACCCGTTCAGACGGCCTTCGCGATGAGCTACGTCGCCAGCACCGTCGGCGCCGTCTTCGCCGGCGACTGGCTGACGCTCCTGTTCTTCTGGGAGTTGATGGCCGTCACCTCGACGCTGCTGGTCTGGTATTACGGCGGCGAGGCGGTCCGGGCCGGCTACCGCTACGCGCTGTACCACGGCACCGGCGGCACCATCCTGCTGGCCGCGGTCGTCGTCCACTTCGTCGAAATCGGGTCGTTCCGCTACGACGCGGCGACCGGTATCGCCGAGGCCGCCGTCCCGCTGGCTGCCATCGGTATCGGCATCAACTGCGGGTTCATCTTCCTGCACTCGTGGCTGCCCGACACCTACCCGCGGCCCCACGTCGCGGCCTCGGTGTTCCTCTCGGTCTTTACCACGAAAATCGCCGCCTACGCCATGTACCGGGCGTTCCCCGAGGGCGCGCTGTGGCTGGCCTATCTCGGCGGTGCGATGGCCGTCTACGGCGCCTTCTTCGCGCTGCTGCAGTACGACCCTCGGCGCCTGCTCTCCTACCACATTCAGGCACAGATCGGCTACATCCTCGCCGGCATTGGCCTCGGGACGGAGAAAGCAATCGCCGGTGGCCTCGCGCACCTGTTCAACAACATCCTCTTCAAGGCGCTGCTGTTCATGGCGGTCGGCGTCGTCGTCTACCGCACCGGCGAGGAGAACATCAAGAAGTTGGGCGGCCTCTGGAACGTGATGCCGCTTGCCTTCGTCGGGTATCTGCTGGGGGCCGTCTCCATTACGGCCGTGCCGGGCACCAACGGCTTCGTCTCGAAGGGGATGATTCTCGACGAGGCCCACCACATCCACAACTTCGAGTTCGGTATCGAGGGCTTCGCTTACGGGGACGCCCTCTGGTGGCTGCTGCTTCTCGGCGCCGTCGGGACGTTCATGTCCTTCATCAAGTTGGGCTACTACATGTTCTTCCACGGCGACAACACCGTCGAACCCGACGACGCCACGCTCGGCCAGACCGCCGCCATGTTCACCGTCGGCGGCGCCTGTCTCCTCTTCGGTCTGATGCCGGGGCTGCTCTTCGAGTTGCTGCCCTTCACCGACTACCTCGCCGCGGAACTCCACCCCTACAGCACGGGCCACCTCGCCGAGAGCGCCGTCCTGCTTTTCGTCGGCTTCGCCGGCTTCTTCAGCCTCAAGGGGCCGCTGGCCCGCATCGCGTGGCTCCCGGATGTCGACCGCATCGTCTTCCCGGCCGGCTTCTATCTCGGCCGGTGGTTGACGTGGGGCGTCACCGAACTGTGGGCCGCCGTCGACCGCGTCGTGATGGCGACGGCGGGCGCCTCGATGCGCGTGGGCGCCGACCCCGGCGGCTACGCCTACCGGACCGCCGAGCGCGTCCCCGGCGTCGACGTTTCCGAACTCCCCGAAGGCAGCGAGGAAGGGACGGTCCGACTGCGTGCCTCCGCCGGCACCAGCGTCTTCCTCGTCACGCTGGCGCTGTTCGTCGGCCTCTCGGCGCTCGTGTTGCTGTAG